In the Halorubrum ruber genome, CCACCTGCCCGCGTACAACCTGAACAACTCCTACGGCGTCCGCAACGTCGTGGAGGGCTTCAGCGCGCACCCGATCTCGTCTGAGATCCAGATGGACGACGTCACGGTCAGCCGGTAACCCGGCCAACAGGCGGGACGCGGTCCCCGCGTCTCGTCCGTGACGACGAACGCAGGGAGTTTTCGGCGCGGCGATGGACGCGGACTCTCCCGGACGGTCGCGCCGCGTTCGACCGTCCGTCCACGGCCGCCAGACCGACGCGTCGGCGGGAGCGAAACGGATAAGCGACAGCAAAAACCGAATCGAAGCAACGAGGAATCCACGACAGTGAGTCTACTTCGGTACACACTCCGGCGGTTCGCACAGGCGATACCCGTACTGATAGGTATCGTGACGATAACGTTCTTCCTGGCAAACCAGATCCCGGGCGACCCGGTCGAGATCATGCTCGGGCCGACGCCGGCCCAGGAGCAGGTGGAGGCGATCCGCGCCCAGTACGGCCTCGACCGCCCGATCTACGAGCGGTACCTCACCTACCTCGCCGGCGTCGCGACCGGCGATCTCGGACTGAGCATCTACTACGACCGGCCGGTGATGGAGATGATCCTGCTCCGCCTGCCGGTGACGCTGCTGCTCATGCTGTCGGCGTTCGCGTTTGCGATCGTCACCGCGATCCCGCTGGGCGTCATCTCGGCGAAGCGGCGGAACGAGCCGGCCGACCACGTCTCTCGGATCGTCTCGCTCATCGGCGTCTCGACGCCGTCGTTCTGGATCGGGCTGGTGTTGATCATCGTCTTCGCGTTCCACCTCGGGTGGTTCCCCGCGCGGGGGCTCATCCTCCCGTGGGAGAACCCGGCTGACGTCCGGGGGGCGGCGACGCGGTTCGAGGTGATACGCCAGTCGATCCATCACCTGTTCCTGCCGATGATCGGCCTCGGGACGCTTCAGATGGCTCAGATCACCCGGATCGAGCGCTCGTCGATGGTCGATTCCCTCCAAGGCGAGTACGTGAAGCTCGCCCGGGCGTACGGCGTGCCAGAGTCAACCATCGTCCGCAAACACGCGTTCCAGGTCGCGCAGCTCCCGGTCATCACCATCATCGGACTCGGGCTGTCGACCGCGCTCGGCGGCGCCGTCCTCACGGAGACCGTCTTCGAGATTCAGGGGATGGGCCGGCTGATCATTACGGCGATCAACAACCAAGACTACCAGCTGATCATGGGAACGACGCTCGTGTTCGGGTTCGTCTACGTGATCGGCGTGATCGTCACGGACATCACGTACAGCTACCTCGACCCGCGGGTCACCTACGGTGACGAATAATGTCGGTAAACAGCGCAACTTCGGACGACGACACACCGGACAGCGGCGACGAGAGCGGCAGCGGGCCCGACGAAATCGAGGCCCGCGTCGGCCTGCGGTACACGCTGAAGCAGGTCAGACAGGACACGACGGCGCGGATCGGGACCTACATCGTCGGCTTCATCACCTTCGTCGCGGTGTTCGCCGCGGTCGACTACTACGTCCTCGATTACGCGATCGCGGAGGCGGTGCTGTACAACCCCGAGACCGATCCGGAGCGGGTCAGGCGCCTCCTCCCGCCGGTCGGCATGGAGAACCAGTTCGGGACGGGGACGATCGAGCATCCGCTCGGCACCGACCACCGGGGTCGCGACCTGCTCTCCCGGACCATCTACGGGACGCGGATCGCAATGACGGTCGGGTTCCTCGCGACCGCCATCGGCCTCGGCGGCGGCACCGTCATCGGCGCGGTCTCCGGCTACTACGGCGGCTGGATCGACGACGTGCTCCAGCGGGTCACCGAGACCATCTACGCGATCCCGTTCCTCGTCCTGGTCATCGCGTTCATGACCGCGTTCGGACGCGACCTCACGTTCGCGATGATCGGCGTCGGGATCACGGCGATTCCCGTGTTCAACCGCCTCATCCGGTCGCGGGTGGTCTCCATCCGCGAGGAGGACTACATCGAGGCCGCGCGGGCGGCCGGGGTGAAAGACCGAAACATCATCTTCCGGCACATCATCCCGAACAGCTTCGCGCCGGTGCTGGTCCAGGCGACGCTCCAGGTCGGCGTGAGCATCCTCATCGTCGCCGGCCTCTCGTTCCTCGGCTTCGGCGCGCAGCCGCCGACGCCGTCGTGGGGGCAGATGTTGTCCGCCTCGCGCGGGTACATGCTCCCCGCGCCGACGTTCAGCATCTTCCCCGGTATCGCTATTCTGATCACCGTCATCGGCTTCAACATCCTCGGCGACGGTCTACAGGACGCCCTCGATCCGCGGATCAACAACTGATATGAGCGAACCACTACTCAGCGTACGCGATCTCAAGACACAGTTCTTCACCGAGGACGGCACGGTCCGCGCCGTCGACGGCATCTCCTTCGACGTCAACGAGGGGGAGATCGTCGGGCTCGTCGGCGAGTCGGGCGCCGGAAAGTCCGTCGCGACCTCCAGTATCCTCCGACTCGTCGACAGTCCCGGCGAGATCGTCGGCGGCGAGATTGAGTTCAAAGGCAAGACGATCTTCGGGCTCGAAGAGGGCGACGACGGCGAGCTGCGCCCCCGCGACGAGATGCTCACCGAAGAGGAGATGCGGAAGCGGATCCGCGGCCGCGAGATCGCGATCATCTTCCAGGACCCGATGGAGTCGCTGAACCCCGTGTTCACCGTCGGGGGACAGCTCCGGGAGTTCATCGAGATCAACCGCGACTTAGGGGCCAAGGAGGCGAAAGAAGAGGCGATCGACATGCTCAGAGAGGTGGGGATCCCGGCGCCGGAGTCCCGGTACGACGAGTACCCGCACCAGTTCTCCGGCGGGATGCGACAGCGCGTGCTGATCGCGATGGCGCTCGCCTGCCAGCCCGACCTGATCATCGCCGACGAGCCGACGACCGCGCTCGACGTCACCGTCGAGGGCGAGATCCTCGAGATGGTGACCGATCTCCAGGACAAGTACGACACCTCGTTCATCTGGGTCACCCACGACATGAGCGTCGTCGCGGAGATCTGCGACCGCGTCAACGTGATGTACCTCGGCGAGATCATCGAACAGGCCGAGGTGGACGACCTGTTCTACGACACGAAACACCCGTACACGTCGGCGCTGCTCGACTCGATGCCCCGTCCCGACGAGACCGTCGGCGAGCTCAACCCGATCAAGGGGGTGATGCCGGAGGCGATCGACCCGCCCGCCGGCTGTCGGTTCCACTCGCGGTGTCCCGAGGCGCGCGAGGTGTGCCGCGAGGTCCACCCCGAGCCGCGGGACCTGAGCGAGGACGGCGAGGCGCCGCACACGGCCGCGTGCGTGAAACACGACGCGTTCGACGTGGGGTACGACGGGAGCCCACCCATCGAGACGGAGGCCACCGGCGGGTTCTCCGCCGGCTTCACCGAGACCGGGGGTGAGGCGGAATGACGGAAGTCGGCCCGCCGGAGTCGGACCCCGAGGCGCTGTTGCAGGTCCGGGACCTCTGCAAGTACTTCGACAACGAGAGCGGGCTGTTCGCCGGCGTCCAGTTCGACGACGAGTTCCCGTACGTCTCCCGGTCGACCTCCGACGTCCGCGCCGTCGACGGCGTGAGCTTCGACATCAAGGAGGGGGAGACGCTCGGGCTCGTCGGCGAGTCCGGCTGCGGGAAGTCGACGCTCGCGCGCACCGTCCTCCGGCTGCTCGAACCGACCAGCGGGAGCGTCTACTTCCAGGGCGAGGACCTCGCCGAGCTGTCCGGCGAGCCGCTGCGGCGGATGCGGAAAGACATGCAGATGATCTTCCAGGACCCGCAGTCGTCGCTCGACCCGCGGATGAAGGTCGGGCCCATCGTCGAGGAGCCGATGAAGGCCCACGACATGCTCGACGAGGAGGGGCGGGAGGCCCGCGCGAAGGAGCTGTTGGAGAAGGTCGGGCTCGACCCGCAACACTACAACCGGTACCCGCACGCGTTCTCCGGCGGGCAGCGCCAGCGCGTGAACCTCGCGCGGGCGCTGTCGGTGAACCCCGACTTCATCGTCTGCGACGAGCCGGTGTCGGCGCTCGACGTGTCGATCCAAGCGCAGGTGCTCAACACGATGGAGGAGCTCCAAGAGGAGTTCGACCTCACGTACCTGTTCATCGCGCACGACCTGAGCGTCATCCGCCACATCTCCGACCGCGTGGCGGTGATGTACCTCGGGAACATCGTCGAGCTGGCCGACAAAGAGGAGCTGTTCGAGAACCCGAAACACCCGTACACCCGGGCGCTGCTCGACGCGATTCCCGTCCCGGACCCGCGGAACGGCGGGCGGAAGGCGCTCCTGTCCGGCGACGTCCCCTCGCCGATCGACCCGCCCTCCGGCTGCCGGTTCCGGACGCGGTGCCCGGAGGTGATCCAGCCGGACGAGTACGACATGACGGAGGACGCCTGGCGGAACGTCGTGGAGTTCCAGCGCGCGGTCGAGCGCCGGGCGTTCGAGGAGACCGACCCCGACACCCTCCGGTCGCGGTACTTCGGAAACGCGGTGCCGAGCGGCGACGCCGGCACCCTGCTCGACGAGGCGCTCGGGCACATCGAGCGCGATGAATGGGACGACGCCGAACAGATCCTCAGCGAGCGGTTCGCGGA is a window encoding:
- a CDS encoding ABC transporter permease, yielding MSLLRYTLRRFAQAIPVLIGIVTITFFLANQIPGDPVEIMLGPTPAQEQVEAIRAQYGLDRPIYERYLTYLAGVATGDLGLSIYYDRPVMEMILLRLPVTLLLMLSAFAFAIVTAIPLGVISAKRRNEPADHVSRIVSLIGVSTPSFWIGLVLIIVFAFHLGWFPARGLILPWENPADVRGAATRFEVIRQSIHHLFLPMIGLGTLQMAQITRIERSSMVDSLQGEYVKLARAYGVPESTIVRKHAFQVAQLPVITIIGLGLSTALGGAVLTETVFEIQGMGRLIITAINNQDYQLIMGTTLVFGFVYVIGVIVTDITYSYLDPRVTYGDE
- a CDS encoding ABC transporter permease; translation: MSVNSATSDDDTPDSGDESGSGPDEIEARVGLRYTLKQVRQDTTARIGTYIVGFITFVAVFAAVDYYVLDYAIAEAVLYNPETDPERVRRLLPPVGMENQFGTGTIEHPLGTDHRGRDLLSRTIYGTRIAMTVGFLATAIGLGGGTVIGAVSGYYGGWIDDVLQRVTETIYAIPFLVLVIAFMTAFGRDLTFAMIGVGITAIPVFNRLIRSRVVSIREEDYIEAARAAGVKDRNIIFRHIIPNSFAPVLVQATLQVGVSILIVAGLSFLGFGAQPPTPSWGQMLSASRGYMLPAPTFSIFPGIAILITVIGFNILGDGLQDALDPRINN
- a CDS encoding ABC transporter ATP-binding protein, which encodes MSEPLLSVRDLKTQFFTEDGTVRAVDGISFDVNEGEIVGLVGESGAGKSVATSSILRLVDSPGEIVGGEIEFKGKTIFGLEEGDDGELRPRDEMLTEEEMRKRIRGREIAIIFQDPMESLNPVFTVGGQLREFIEINRDLGAKEAKEEAIDMLREVGIPAPESRYDEYPHQFSGGMRQRVLIAMALACQPDLIIADEPTTALDVTVEGEILEMVTDLQDKYDTSFIWVTHDMSVVAEICDRVNVMYLGEIIEQAEVDDLFYDTKHPYTSALLDSMPRPDETVGELNPIKGVMPEAIDPPAGCRFHSRCPEAREVCREVHPEPRDLSEDGEAPHTAACVKHDAFDVGYDGSPPIETEATGGFSAGFTETGGEAE
- a CDS encoding oligopeptide/dipeptide ABC transporter ATP-binding protein, yielding MTEVGPPESDPEALLQVRDLCKYFDNESGLFAGVQFDDEFPYVSRSTSDVRAVDGVSFDIKEGETLGLVGESGCGKSTLARTVLRLLEPTSGSVYFQGEDLAELSGEPLRRMRKDMQMIFQDPQSSLDPRMKVGPIVEEPMKAHDMLDEEGREARAKELLEKVGLDPQHYNRYPHAFSGGQRQRVNLARALSVNPDFIVCDEPVSALDVSIQAQVLNTMEELQEEFDLTYLFIAHDLSVIRHISDRVAVMYLGNIVELADKEELFENPKHPYTRALLDAIPVPDPRNGGRKALLSGDVPSPIDPPSGCRFRTRCPEVIQPDEYDMTEDAWRNVVEFQRAVERRAFEETDPDTLRSRYFGNAVPSGDAGTLLDEALGHIERDEWDDAEQILSERFADQSVCATTTPAYEVPSDLTDGRHYSACHLRRDEALASAVDEPAVDDAARSGAGATEADD